A window from Veillonellaceae bacterium encodes these proteins:
- the pstA gene encoding phosphate ABC transporter permease PstA — translation MSSKTQDRIATGIMWLAGLVILGILAAFLIYMLYKGLPVLTWDFITGMPSDIRAGGGVGPQLFNSFYILFLSLFFSIPVAVGAGIYLAEYAGNNRLTDLIRLSTESLATVPSIVLGLFGMIIFVNKLGLGFSIIGGALTLTLLNLPLLVRVTEESIRTVPAHYREASLALGATKWQTIYRVVLPNALPGIVTGITLTAGRALGETAILIFTAGTTVSRQLPDFDITAAGETLAVHMWYVMAIGLV, via the coding sequence ATATCATCTAAAACTCAGGATAGAATTGCAACAGGAATTATGTGGCTGGCCGGTTTGGTTATTCTGGGCATTCTGGCGGCCTTCCTGATATATATGCTGTATAAGGGTCTGCCAGTGTTAACATGGGATTTTATCACAGGGATGCCAAGTGATATCAGGGCCGGCGGCGGGGTGGGACCGCAGTTATTCAACTCGTTTTATATCTTGTTTCTGTCGCTGTTCTTTTCGATTCCAGTTGCGGTTGGAGCAGGAATATACCTCGCCGAATACGCCGGTAATAATCGACTGACCGACCTAATCAGGCTGAGCACTGAGAGTTTGGCTACCGTTCCGTCAATCGTACTTGGTTTGTTTGGTATGATCATCTTTGTAAACAAGCTGGGTCTGGGCTTTAGCATTATTGGCGGGGCGTTGACGCTGACACTGCTGAACCTGCCATTGTTAGTGCGCGTGACCGAGGAATCGATTCGTACCGTACCGGCTCACTATCGTGAGGCCAGCCTGGCGCTTGGGGCAACTAAATGGCAGACTATTTATCGGGTCGTGCTGCCCAACGCTCTGCCCGGCATTGTGACCGGTATAACGCTGACTGCCGGACGCGCGCTTGGTGAAACAGCAATCCTGATTTTCACAGCAGGAACAACAGTATCCCGGCAATTACCGGACTTTGATATAACAGCTGCCGGTGAAACGCTGGCTGTTCATATGTGGTACGTTATGGCCATCGGCCTTGT